In Candidatus Leptovillus gracilis, one DNA window encodes the following:
- a CDS encoding S8 family serine peptidase produces MKKRVIYFIVSVIFLGLTAVRPYPVAAEPPTQTGSAQTDDSVPAEQPKPGTNPAVVTDTPPPGSPVLPERAYTGLEIRLQQAVFDPSVALTAVASPKAVVEVEPALITRFQSVGETGYLIYFREKPDLSAAYNMTWAERGWYVVQTLQGAARSSQANVRAHLDSQGVKYQSFWIDNIIAVESSNKSTLNGLLSFSEIEIIRAPRVMQIIEPEKSLDNSHAPNAIEPNIAHVLAPQAWADGYRGLGMVVANVDTGVRATHEALVRQYRGTATGSHDYNWLGAASGSAIPTDDHGHGTHTMGTIVGENAALTNQIGVAPGAQWIACDACQTTGCPDAALLTCAQWIAAPYPIGSPGSPNPDMRPNVVNNSWGDCGQTYDNWYAGSIAAWQAAGIYPVFSNGNASNCSYSSPPGLNTVGNPARSGNVTGVGSSGESNGQYATHSNWGPTDNPDTVNPQAGWADLKPQVIAPGVSIRSSTPGSDTEYQDGWSGTSMSAPHVTGLVALMWQAGSCLIGDYATTETIIEQTATPIYYNDLGTGARWPNYATGWGEINVEAAVQAAQAECPNGTLQGTVTDVGSGLPIAGATIEAILSGNMRSVNTNAAGEYEIGGLSVGDYDVTASAFGYLPSTQTGVTIQDGVVTTQNFALTAVPDATVSGFVTDAATGWPLYASIDITGYPGSTIWTNPETGAYSVQLPQGGSYEFIVSAWVDGYTDATQLIGPIAGDTTQDFALNADLVACEAPGYASGGLFEQFDSGSLPSGWSIVDNQGNGQVWQFNNPGNVGNNTGGAGLFAVLNSDSYGSSGVQNTELRTPVMDFSSTPVVTLEFKYEYRDYSFTSEVANVDVSINGGAGPWTNVWTRSGASDLGPKTAVIDISALAGNQPNVMVRFHYYNGSWSWWWQVDDVLIGGASSCTAPSGGLVVGNVYNANMTAGVNGATVSNEDSYTTNSAATPLDPNVDDGFYTLYSPAGSKTFTAVATGYTSDVDTVNVVANNTVYHDFSLGSALLSYAPESLAVTIPTGSSLIRPFTITNSGTDTANYQIGEIGGSVSDVAQDGSFEGGTPNTSWSEASTNFGTPICDSGCGADVSRTGSYWVWFGGANSTEIGSVDQTVTIPSGVTTLSFWLLIGSTGAPAFMNVSMDGDVLFSVTEADAASYGDYKEATVDVSAYADGGAHNLRFSSTEYGTSLAVTNFHVDDVSLLVDAGLPWLSELPASGTVAAATDQQINVTFDATAMTPGQYTGELFIAHDTPSTVPNMPITMTVVTDYAWNGSQSSAWNNALNWTPNGVPNGFARVLVDPAYLTGVDWPVLEMDPAVFDLTVAAGAELTIPDGRSLAINGALTNNGTLRQTIDITDPTYTRFLHITGSGGAKYYGVDIIPAGAMGPTTVEIRGNQTAGCNQGDQLAHRCFDIEPTTPQTAAVRFWYLGDERNNQDTGAMRVYHWNGASWDRLDADGEQRGNGGDHYYVEVDGVSAYSPFGLTDSNPDEPTAVSLQTIRAVGVNTAVFSLALLLGLLLISGWVLRRR; encoded by the coding sequence ATGAAGAAGAGAGTTATTTATTTTATTGTTAGCGTTATTTTCCTAGGGCTGACAGCTGTGCGACCTTATCCGGTGGCAGCCGAGCCGCCAACACAAACCGGCTCGGCTCAAACAGACGACAGCGTCCCGGCAGAACAGCCAAAGCCGGGTACGAACCCTGCGGTTGTGACCGACACCCCACCGCCAGGTTCGCCCGTTTTGCCGGAACGGGCCTATACCGGGTTGGAGATTCGTTTGCAGCAGGCTGTATTTGACCCGTCGGTGGCTTTAACGGCCGTTGCCTCCCCCAAAGCAGTTGTAGAAGTTGAACCAGCCCTCATCACCCGTTTTCAAAGTGTAGGCGAAACGGGCTACCTCATATACTTCCGCGAAAAACCAGATTTATCAGCCGCCTACAACATGACGTGGGCCGAACGCGGCTGGTATGTGGTGCAAACTCTGCAAGGGGCCGCCAGGTCTTCCCAGGCCAATGTGCGCGCCCACCTCGATTCGCAAGGCGTAAAATACCAAAGCTTCTGGATTGACAACATCATTGCCGTTGAAAGCTCCAATAAATCCACTTTGAACGGTTTGCTCTCCTTCAGCGAGATCGAAATCATCCGCGCCCCCCGCGTGATGCAAATCATTGAACCGGAAAAATCACTGGATAATAGCCATGCGCCGAACGCCATAGAACCCAACATCGCCCATGTGCTGGCCCCCCAAGCCTGGGCAGACGGTTATCGTGGCCTAGGTATGGTTGTTGCCAACGTTGATACCGGCGTACGCGCTACCCACGAAGCCCTGGTTCGCCAATATCGTGGCACGGCCACCGGCAGCCACGACTACAACTGGTTGGGCGCGGCCAGCGGCAGCGCCATACCAACGGACGATCACGGCCACGGCACGCATACAATGGGCACCATCGTTGGTGAAAACGCAGCCCTAACCAACCAGATCGGTGTGGCTCCGGGCGCTCAGTGGATTGCCTGTGACGCCTGCCAGACCACCGGCTGCCCCGATGCTGCCTTGCTCACCTGCGCCCAATGGATTGCCGCCCCCTATCCCATTGGCAGCCCTGGCTCTCCCAACCCCGACATGCGCCCCAACGTTGTCAACAACTCCTGGGGCGACTGTGGTCAAACATACGACAATTGGTACGCGGGATCCATCGCCGCCTGGCAAGCCGCCGGTATTTACCCGGTTTTCTCCAATGGCAACGCCAGCAACTGTTCTTACTCCTCGCCGCCCGGCCTAAACACCGTCGGCAACCCGGCCCGCTCCGGTAACGTCACCGGCGTAGGCTCTTCGGGTGAAAGCAACGGCCAATATGCCACTCACTCCAATTGGGGGCCAACAGACAATCCCGACACGGTAAATCCCCAGGCCGGTTGGGCGGATTTAAAACCCCAGGTCATCGCTCCTGGTGTAAGCATCCGTTCTAGCACGCCGGGCAGCGACACAGAGTATCAAGATGGCTGGAGCGGCACCTCCATGTCGGCGCCGCATGTTACCGGGTTGGTGGCCCTGATGTGGCAGGCTGGCTCCTGCCTGATAGGCGATTATGCCACCACGGAAACCATCATCGAGCAGACGGCCACGCCGATTTATTACAATGATTTGGGTACCGGCGCACGCTGGCCCAACTATGCCACCGGCTGGGGCGAAATTAATGTAGAAGCTGCCGTGCAGGCGGCGCAAGCCGAGTGTCCTAATGGTACGCTACAAGGGACGGTTACCGATGTCGGCAGCGGTCTGCCAATCGCTGGCGCTACGATTGAGGCTATTCTAAGTGGCAATATGCGCAGCGTAAACACCAACGCCGCCGGTGAATATGAAATTGGTGGTCTCTCTGTCGGTGATTATGACGTCACGGCCTCGGCTTTTGGTTATCTGCCGAGTACGCAAACGGGCGTGACCATCCAAGATGGCGTGGTGACTACTCAGAATTTTGCCTTAACGGCCGTGCCCGACGCCACAGTTTCCGGTTTCGTAACGGATGCGGCTACCGGCTGGCCGTTGTACGCCAGCATCGACATTACCGGCTACCCTGGCAGCACCATCTGGACCAACCCGGAAACGGGCGCGTACAGTGTGCAGTTGCCCCAAGGCGGCAGCTATGAGTTCATCGTCAGCGCCTGGGTAGATGGTTACACGGATGCCACCCAATTGATTGGCCCGATTGCCGGTGATACTACCCAGGACTTTGCCTTGAATGCTGATCTGGTTGCTTGTGAAGCGCCAGGTTATGCAAGTGGCGGTTTGTTTGAACAGTTCGATAGCGGAAGTTTGCCTTCGGGTTGGAGCATAGTTGACAATCAAGGAAATGGTCAGGTTTGGCAGTTCAACAATCCTGGCAATGTCGGTAACAATACGGGTGGGGCTGGCTTGTTTGCTGTCCTTAACAGCGATAGTTATGGCTCCTCTGGCGTACAAAACACCGAGTTACGCACTCCTGTAATGGACTTTTCATCAACGCCTGTAGTTACACTTGAGTTCAAGTACGAATACCGGGATTACTCATTTACATCCGAGGTAGCCAATGTAGATGTAAGCATCAATGGCGGGGCGGGGCCTTGGACGAACGTTTGGACACGCTCCGGAGCAAGTGATTTGGGGCCTAAAACGGCCGTTATCGACATCTCCGCTTTGGCCGGCAATCAACCTAATGTGATGGTCCGTTTCCACTATTACAATGGCAGTTGGTCATGGTGGTGGCAGGTAGATGATGTTTTAATTGGAGGAGCATCGTCTTGTACTGCTCCTTCCGGTGGTTTGGTGGTAGGCAACGTTTACAACGCGAACATGACCGCAGGCGTCAACGGCGCTACCGTGTCCAACGAAGACAGCTACACCACTAACAGCGCCGCCACGCCGTTAGACCCCAACGTAGACGATGGCTTTTATACTCTCTATTCCCCGGCCGGTAGCAAGACGTTTACGGCCGTCGCCACCGGCTACACATCAGACGTAGACACCGTGAACGTGGTAGCCAACAACACCGTGTACCACGACTTCTCCCTGGGCAGCGCTTTACTCAGTTATGCCCCGGAAAGTCTGGCTGTTACAATTCCGACGGGGAGCAGTCTGATACGGCCGTTTACCATCACCAACAGCGGTACTGACACAGCCAACTACCAGATTGGTGAAATAGGTGGCAGCGTCTCTGATGTGGCACAGGATGGCAGCTTTGAAGGCGGAACGCCAAATACCAGTTGGAGCGAGGCTTCTACTAATTTTGGCACGCCAATTTGTGATAGTGGATGTGGCGCCGATGTGTCCAGAACCGGCAGTTATTGGGTCTGGTTCGGCGGAGCAAATTCCACAGAAATCGGTTCGGTTGATCAGACTGTCACAATCCCATCCGGCGTAACGACATTGTCCTTCTGGCTGTTAATCGGAAGCACCGGCGCCCCGGCGTTCATGAATGTTTCCATGGATGGCGACGTGCTGTTTTCTGTCACGGAGGCAGATGCAGCCAGTTATGGGGACTATAAAGAGGCCACCGTTGATGTTTCTGCCTACGCAGATGGCGGCGCCCACAATTTGCGCTTTAGCTCAACCGAATACGGTACTTCTTTGGCCGTAACCAATTTCCACGTTGACGATGTCAGCCTGCTTGTAGACGCTGGCCTTCCCTGGTTAAGCGAACTACCAGCCTCTGGCACAGTCGCTGCCGCGACCGACCAGCAAATTAATGTGACCTTCGACGCCACGGCGATGACGCCTGGGCAATATACCGGTGAACTATTTATCGCCCACGACACGCCCAGCACAGTGCCCAACATGCCCATCACCATGACCGTGGTCACTGATTATGCCTGGAATGGCAGCCAGAGCAGCGCCTGGAACAATGCCCTGAACTGGACGCCCAACGGCGTCCCGAACGGCTTTGCGCGCGTCCTGGTGGACCCGGCTTATCTCACTGGAGTAGACTGGCCGGTACTGGAAATGGACCCGGCTGTGTTTGACCTGACGGTAGCCGCCGGTGCGGAACTGACGATTCCCGACGGCCGTTCCCTCGCCATCAACGGCGCCCTCACCAACAACGGCACGCTGCGCCAGACCATCGACATCACCGATCCCACTTACACCCGCTTCCTGCATATCACCGGCAGCGGTGGGGCAAAATACTACGGCGTAGACATCATCCCGGCCGGGGCGATGGGGCCGACGACGGTGGAAATTCGCGGCAACCAGACCGCCGGCTGCAACCAGGGCGACCAGTTGGCCCACCGCTGCTTCGACATCGAGCCGACCACGCCGCAAACGGCCGCCGTCCGCTTCTGGTATTTGGGTGACGAACGCAACAACCAGGACACCGGCGCTATGCGCGTCTATCATTGGAATGGGGCCAGTTGGGACCGCCTGGACGCTGATGGCGAACAACGCGGCAACGGTGGCGACCATTACTACGTGGAGGTTGATGGCGTCAGCGCCTACTCGCCCTTTGGCCTGACCGACAGCAATCCGGATGAACCCACGGCCGTTTCCCTGCAAACCATTCGCGCTGTGGGAGTGAACACGGCCGTCTTCTCCCTTGCCCTGCTGCTTGGCCTACTGCTGATTAGCGGTTGGGTACTGCGCCGGCGGTAA